The genome window CAACTTGACGCTGAACGGTTCACCAAACATCGCATGAGCgaccaatccttctcctctgaaGAAAGTATCTTCCCTAATCCCTTTCGTCCTGTCGATAATTTGGTCGGGGATGACGAAATGTCCCGGGGCGATCTCCTCTCGAAGAGAACCGACCGCTGAGAAAGCGATGATAGCTTGAACACCGATATGTTTCAAAGCGGCGATGTTGGCTCGGGCGGGTACTTCGGAAGGGGAGATACTGTGGTCGGCACCGTGTCGTGAGATAAAAGCGATCAAAGCtccagaaggaagggaagagatcGTGATAGGGGAGGAAGGTTTGCCCCAAGGTGTAGTGACCTCGAGCTTTTTGCTAATCAACAGAAAACATCAGCCTTGTACTCTAAAAGATGGATGGCAAAGTGATACCCACACAAAGGTCAAGTTGTCGAGGTGGTAGAGACCACTACCACCGATACAACCGACCAGCACTGTTCATCAAAACACAAcgtcaacttgatctcttAAGACATAGCTCGAGCTTCAGCTTGATCTATAGCACACGTACCAGTCTCGTTTGCGTCCAAAGCAGCCATCTTGTGATATCCTATCGATATGACTCTTCTGAAAGTGGTTATAGGGGACGAGATACGTGAAATCGAACGAATGATTGACATGAACAGATTCAAGTAGAAAAAGTTGAAAAGTGAGATTTTGATGTCGTGATTCAACTCAGATTCGGTCTCGCGGCGGTCAATCACCAAAACGATCACGACGCCGACGGCGATAACGACAGACGGGTGTGTGATCTCACACACGTTCATGATTCAACACTGTCAACGATGGAGCAATAGCCATCGCGGATATCAGGAACCGCATTACACAGTTATACATGTTGTAGGTGGAACGAGTGATTATATATAGGCAATAATGTATCTCGACTCCACCTATCTCCGGATCCCGAAAGCAGCAGTGGTGCTACCCGTCCACTGTTCCGTGCAACCGTATCCCCCTTCATCACGCCCCACCGGCAGCTACCGCATCCCGcttcatcctcttgatctgttTGGCCTTGTTGGTAGCCTGTCTCTCTCCAAAGCCGGAATCGTGCATTTCCTAAGTGATAGGCCATGGATCAGCTCTTCTTTCCATGTGAACAGCGAGGACAATGCTTCCGTCCTGGACTACAaagccacactcaccatggtTGCCATTCTTCTCGCAACTGAAACAGTATTCAGACCTTCCAGCACTTTCTCCTCTGGCagttccagctcttccaacttAAtcttcacttcgtcctctatcatcttgaccaattccacatccctctccGTTATGATAGTCACCGCAACACCACCCCTGCCGGCACGGGCCGTTCTTCCCACTCGATGGACATAATCGTCCGAACGACGAGGGCAATCCCAGTTGATTACCAGGGCCACTTCTGGAATATCGAGACCTCTTGATCCGACGTCGGTAGTCACCAACACAGGCACTTCTCTCGCTCTGAATCGGGCTAACGACAGAAGCCGTTGTGGTTGAGTgagatgggagtgaaggGGCACAGATGGGATTTCTAGAGtattgaggatgagatggagtAAATGGGCGGTAGCACATCGTTGTGTGAAGATGATCGTGCTTGGGATGTTCGGCGTCTtatcctcttcatcctccttgtcgtCGGCCTGTTGATGTTTTTGGTgcttcctccccttcttcttcggtcggGCTGCAGCCAGTTCTCGCTCTTTCCGTTGCTGCTCCTTCTTGTGGTCGGTTCGCAGGGCAATGTCTATATCGTCCAGCGGGTTTTGTAGAATATACAAAAGATACGGATCTCTGATCTGACTAGGGATGAACAGATACTTCTGCTTCAATTTGGCGACGGTTAATGAGCTGTTCCAAATGTCAGATTATGCCACGAATACGTCTAACGCATAGTTGGGAGAGCTTACTCTGATTCCACACGGTAGACAAACGGCTTCTCCTTTCCCGGCGCTGGCTCCTTGTTCGCTAGCTCCATGATCGCATCACTGACTGTAGCAGTGAAGAGGCAAGTCTGTCTCTTTGGCGGTATTTGCGAGAACAGGTAGGCGAGTTCAGGCGCAAAAGTAGGTGTAAGTAGTCGATCCGCTTCATCAAGAACCTGCAAGAACAAACGTGATCAGTTTGGACGTCGTATTCGAAACGATAAGAGCAAGAGGGAGTGACTCACCAGAGTTCTGACCCGTCCCAATTTTCCGCCAGCCGTCCCATCACTTCTTAACAGATCACAGAGACGACCAGGCGTAGCGACGATGATATGAGGACGCGAGTCCAGTTCTCTCGCCTGAGACATCATATCCATCCCACCGACGATGGTGACGGTCTTCAATCCTAGTGGTTTCCCAACAACGAGGAATTGTTCTGTGAGCTGATAGGCGAGCTCTCTAGTGACCAAAAGGCGATCAGCTGGTGTACTGCCGCCCATTTCGGGGTGTCGCAGACGaagagctgactcaccttgtggGTGTAAGTACTACAGCCCACACTCCAAATGGATCTCTAGCGATCCTCTCTACTATCGGCAAAGCGAACGCCATTGTTTTACCACTACCCGTCTTCGCACCTCCGATACAATCTCTGCCTATAACGAGAATGATCCCATCAGCTGACTGCGACTTGCGTCTACCTTTCAGCTACGTTAGTTAGCTCACCAGACAAGATGGGACCTATACAAGCCGACTGGATTTCCGTTGGGC of Kwoniella shandongensis chromosome 3, complete sequence contains these proteins:
- a CDS encoding S-methyl-5'-thioadenosine phosphorylase, which gives rise to MNVCEITHPSVVIAVGVVIVLVIDRRETESELNHDIKISLFNFFYLNLFMSIIRSISRISSPITTFRRVISIGYHKMAALDANETVLVGCIGGSGLYHLDNLTFVKKLEVTTPWGKPSSPITISSLPSGALIAFISRHGADHSISPSEVPARANIAALKHIGVQAIIAFSAVGSLREEIAPGHFVIPDQIIDRTKGIREDTFFRGEGLVAHAMFGEPFSVKLNEFVAPKVEKILKEAEGEVKLHTGKTVVCMEGPAFSTRAESLMYRQWGGDIINMSVIPEGKLAREAELDYTLICTSTDYDAWRTGEAPVTVEEVVKTLHTNAGNARAVAAGILQDVHDVVAEGKLLTDIKGSMQWSCVTKKEHQPKASRERLAYILPYYKD
- a CDS encoding ATP-dependent RNA helicase DBP8, translating into MSNNTKRAISKPPRKSSPPATSGESTGSGLMLDQNEIMKAMLAAQKGKQRQSESDSDEDEDEDSGSESGSDAGSQSEASSSTSLQQKLPKRARSSSVDENVDEDEEKDDTAVPPQTTASSSRVTLPSRTQQSTNGKPKSETLSVFSANPKPSPETTFATLGLSQPLISALGSINIRSPTEIQSACIGPILSGRDCIGGAKTGSGKTMAFALPIVERIARDPFGVWAVVLTPTRELAYQLTEQFLVVGKPLGLKTVTIVGGMDMMSQARELDSRPHIIVATPGRLCDLLRSDGTAGGKLGRVRTLVLDEADRLLTPTFAPELAYLFSQIPPKRQTCLFTATVSDAIMELANKEPAPGKEKPFVYRVESDSLTVAKLKQKYLFIPSQIRDPYLLYILQNPLDDIDIALRTDHKKEQQRKERELAAARPKKKGRKHQKHQQADDKEDEEDKTPNIPSTIIFTQRCATAHLLHLILNTLEIPSVPLHSHLTQPQRLLSLARFRAREVPVLVTTDVGSRGLDIPEVALVINWDCPRRSDDYVHRVGRTARAGRGGVAVTIITERDVELVKMIEDEVKIKLEELELPEEKVLEGLNTVSVARRMATMEMHDSGFGERQATNKAKQIKRMKRDAVAAGGA